One window from the genome of Elephas maximus indicus isolate mEleMax1 chromosome 8, mEleMax1 primary haplotype, whole genome shotgun sequence encodes:
- the LOC126082250 gene encoding pulmonary surfactant-associated protein A-like isoform X2, translating to MVTLQDPNSGVMPFQKPDDSGSFCGQSVSSQASVWAFPGPQTTPGKVVEQEPCGCSLRPSPLSCWWCWTSGPMGPPGGMAGIPGRDGLTGATGVAGECGDKREPREWGPPGLPASLDEELQSTLHDFRHQILQLMGVLSLQRFMLAVGEKVFSTNGQSVNFDAIRESCARAGGRIAVPRSPEENTAIASIVKEHSTYAYLGLAEGSTPGEFYYLDGAPVNYTNWYLGEPRGLGKERCVEMYTDGQWNDKNCLQHRLTIYGNRSVLGWNATPRSR from the exons ATGGTCACACTGCAAGACCCTAACAGTGGTGTGATGCCATTTCAGAAACCAGATGACAGTGGGAGTTTCTGTGGACAGTCAGTGTCTTCCCAGGCTTCTGTATGGGCCTTCCCTGGCCCTCAGACTACTCCAG GAAAAGTTGTGGAACAGGAACCATGTGGCTGTTCTCTCAGGCCTTCACCCTTGTCTTGCTGGTGGTGTTGGACGTCAG GCCCCATGGGACCCCCTGGAGGAATGGCAGGCATCCCTGGGCGTGATGGACTGACTGGAGCCACTGGTGTCGCTGGAGAGTGTGGAGACAAGAGAGAGCCTAGAGAGTGGGGCCCCCCAG GGCTTCCAGCTTCTCTGGATGAGGAGCTCCAAAGCACACTCCATGACTTCAGACATCAAATCCTGCAGTTAATGGGAG TCCTCAGCCTGCAGAGATTCATGCTGGCAGTGGGAGAGAAGGTCTTCTCCACCAATGGGCAGTCAGTCAATTTTGATGCCATTAGAGAGTCATGTGCCAGGGCTGGTGGTCGAATTGCTGTCCCAAGAAGCCCAGAGGAGAACACAGCCATTGCAAGCATTGTGAAGGAGCACAGCACTTATGCCTACCTGGGCCTGGCCGAGGGCTCCacccctggagaattctactacctGGATGGGGCTCCTGTGAACTACACCAACTGGTACCTGGGGGAACCCAGGGGCCTGGGGAAGGAGAGGTGTGTGGAAATGTACACAGATGGACAGTGGAACGACAAGAACTGCCTGCAACACCGACTGACCATCT ATGGCAACAGGAGTGTCCTGGGATGGAATGCCACTCCAAGGTCACGCTAA
- the LOC126082250 gene encoding pulmonary surfactant-associated protein A-like isoform X3 has protein sequence MGLPWPSDYSRKSCGTGTMWLFSQAFTLVLLVVLDVRCDVKEVCVGSPGIPGIPGLHGQPGRDGKDGIKGDPGPPGPMGPPGGMAGIPGRDGLTGATGVAGECGDKREPREWGPPGLPASLDEELQSTLHDFRHQILQLMGVLSLQRFMLAVGEKVFSTNGQSVNFDAIRESCARAGGRIAVPRSPEENTAIASIVKEHSTYAYLGLAEGSTPGEFYYLDGAPVNYTNWYLGEPRGLGKERCVEMYTDGQWNDKNCLQHRLTICEF, from the exons ATGGGCCTTCCCTGGCCCTCAGACTACTCCAG GAAAAGTTGTGGAACAGGAACCATGTGGCTGTTCTCTCAGGCCTTCACCCTTGTCTTGCTGGTGGTGTTGGACGTCAGGTGTGATGTGAAGGAAGTTTGTGTGGGGAGCCCTGGCATCCCTGGCATACCTGGATTACATGGCCAGCCAGGCAGAGATGGGAAAGATGGTATCAAAGGAGACCCTGGACCTCCAG GCCCCATGGGACCCCCTGGAGGAATGGCAGGCATCCCTGGGCGTGATGGACTGACTGGAGCCACTGGTGTCGCTGGAGAGTGTGGAGACAAGAGAGAGCCTAGAGAGTGGGGCCCCCCAG GGCTTCCAGCTTCTCTGGATGAGGAGCTCCAAAGCACACTCCATGACTTCAGACATCAAATCCTGCAGTTAATGGGAG TCCTCAGCCTGCAGAGATTCATGCTGGCAGTGGGAGAGAAGGTCTTCTCCACCAATGGGCAGTCAGTCAATTTTGATGCCATTAGAGAGTCATGTGCCAGGGCTGGTGGTCGAATTGCTGTCCCAAGAAGCCCAGAGGAGAACACAGCCATTGCAAGCATTGTGAAGGAGCACAGCACTTATGCCTACCTGGGCCTGGCCGAGGGCTCCacccctggagaattctactacctGGATGGGGCTCCTGTGAACTACACCAACTGGTACCTGGGGGAACCCAGGGGCCTGGGGAAGGAGAGGTGTGTGGAAATGTACACAGATGGACAGTGGAACGACAAGAACTGCCTGCAACACCGACTGACCATCTGTGAGTTTTGA
- the LOC126082250 gene encoding pulmonary surfactant-associated protein A-like isoform X1, producing MGLPWPSDYSRKSCGTGTMWLFSQAFTLVLLVVLDVRCDVKEVCVGSPGIPGIPGLHGQPGRDGKDGIKGDPGPPGPMGPPGGMAGIPGRDGLTGATGVAGECGDKREPREWGPPGLPASLDEELQSTLHDFRHQILQLMGVLSLQRFMLAVGEKVFSTNGQSVNFDAIRESCARAGGRIAVPRSPEENTAIASIVKEHSTYAYLGLAEGSTPGEFYYLDGAPVNYTNWYLGEPRGLGKERCVEMYTDGQWNDKNCLQHRLTIYGNRSVLGWNATPRSR from the exons ATGGGCCTTCCCTGGCCCTCAGACTACTCCAG GAAAAGTTGTGGAACAGGAACCATGTGGCTGTTCTCTCAGGCCTTCACCCTTGTCTTGCTGGTGGTGTTGGACGTCAGGTGTGATGTGAAGGAAGTTTGTGTGGGGAGCCCTGGCATCCCTGGCATACCTGGATTACATGGCCAGCCAGGCAGAGATGGGAAAGATGGTATCAAAGGAGACCCTGGACCTCCAG GCCCCATGGGACCCCCTGGAGGAATGGCAGGCATCCCTGGGCGTGATGGACTGACTGGAGCCACTGGTGTCGCTGGAGAGTGTGGAGACAAGAGAGAGCCTAGAGAGTGGGGCCCCCCAG GGCTTCCAGCTTCTCTGGATGAGGAGCTCCAAAGCACACTCCATGACTTCAGACATCAAATCCTGCAGTTAATGGGAG TCCTCAGCCTGCAGAGATTCATGCTGGCAGTGGGAGAGAAGGTCTTCTCCACCAATGGGCAGTCAGTCAATTTTGATGCCATTAGAGAGTCATGTGCCAGGGCTGGTGGTCGAATTGCTGTCCCAAGAAGCCCAGAGGAGAACACAGCCATTGCAAGCATTGTGAAGGAGCACAGCACTTATGCCTACCTGGGCCTGGCCGAGGGCTCCacccctggagaattctactacctGGATGGGGCTCCTGTGAACTACACCAACTGGTACCTGGGGGAACCCAGGGGCCTGGGGAAGGAGAGGTGTGTGGAAATGTACACAGATGGACAGTGGAACGACAAGAACTGCCTGCAACACCGACTGACCATCT ATGGCAACAGGAGTGTCCTGGGATGGAATGCCACTCCAAGGTCACGCTAA
- the LOC126082250 gene encoding pulmonary surfactant-associated protein A-like isoform X4: MWLFSQAFTLVLLVVLDVRCDVKEVCVGSPGIPGIPGLHGQPGRDGKDGIKGDPGPPGPMGPPGGMAGIPGRDGLTGATGVAGECGDKREPREWGPPGLPASLDEELQSTLHDFRHQILQLMGVLSLQRFMLAVGEKVFSTNGQSVNFDAIRESCARAGGRIAVPRSPEENTAIASIVKEHSTYAYLGLAEGSTPGEFYYLDGAPVNYTNWYLGEPRGLGKERCVEMYTDGQWNDKNCLQHRLTIYGNRSVLGWNATPRSR, from the exons ATGTGGCTGTTCTCTCAGGCCTTCACCCTTGTCTTGCTGGTGGTGTTGGACGTCAGGTGTGATGTGAAGGAAGTTTGTGTGGGGAGCCCTGGCATCCCTGGCATACCTGGATTACATGGCCAGCCAGGCAGAGATGGGAAAGATGGTATCAAAGGAGACCCTGGACCTCCAG GCCCCATGGGACCCCCTGGAGGAATGGCAGGCATCCCTGGGCGTGATGGACTGACTGGAGCCACTGGTGTCGCTGGAGAGTGTGGAGACAAGAGAGAGCCTAGAGAGTGGGGCCCCCCAG GGCTTCCAGCTTCTCTGGATGAGGAGCTCCAAAGCACACTCCATGACTTCAGACATCAAATCCTGCAGTTAATGGGAG TCCTCAGCCTGCAGAGATTCATGCTGGCAGTGGGAGAGAAGGTCTTCTCCACCAATGGGCAGTCAGTCAATTTTGATGCCATTAGAGAGTCATGTGCCAGGGCTGGTGGTCGAATTGCTGTCCCAAGAAGCCCAGAGGAGAACACAGCCATTGCAAGCATTGTGAAGGAGCACAGCACTTATGCCTACCTGGGCCTGGCCGAGGGCTCCacccctggagaattctactacctGGATGGGGCTCCTGTGAACTACACCAACTGGTACCTGGGGGAACCCAGGGGCCTGGGGAAGGAGAGGTGTGTGGAAATGTACACAGATGGACAGTGGAACGACAAGAACTGCCTGCAACACCGACTGACCATCT ATGGCAACAGGAGTGTCCTGGGATGGAATGCCACTCCAAGGTCACGCTAA